The following proteins come from a genomic window of Enterobacter chengduensis:
- the gspD gene encoding type II secretion system secretin GspD, with translation MKKFPWACVALTALSLYSGSLFAANFSASFKNTDIREFIDTVGRNLNKTILVDPSVQGTVSVRTYNVLTEDEYYQFFLSVLDLYGLSVIPMDNGMVKVVRSSVARTAGAPLADSSNPGKGDEIITRVVRMENVPVRELAPLLRQLNDATGIGNVVHFEPSNVLLLTGKASVVNRLVDLVQRVDKDGVQRREIVPLRFASAKELSDMLNNLNNEEQKGQNAPQLATKVVADDETNSLVISGSEAARTRTRALIHQLDREQNNEGNTRVFYLKYASATKVVPVLTGIGEQLKDKAGAPKAKTATASSDLNITADESTNSLVITAQPNVMNSLEKVIDKLDIRRPQVLVEAIIAEVQDGNGMDLGVQWTSKHGGVQFGSTGLPISQVKNGAIKGLSYTGMATGFFNGDFGALMTALSTGSKNDILSTPSVVTLDNKEASFNVGQDVPVLSGSQTTSGDNVFNSVERKTVGTKLKIVPQINDGDMIHLKIEQEVSSVDASATEDASLGPTFNTRTINNEVMVHSGQTVVLGGLMENVTKETVSKVPLLGDIPLVGQLFRYTSEDTSKRNLMVFIHTTVLRDDDNYSAASKEKYDQIRARQQQRMEEKKLGIVSNDNNPVMPAYPSAAAADTVPVKTSAAATRNPFKE, from the coding sequence ATGAAGAAATTTCCTTGGGCGTGCGTGGCGCTGACCGCATTGTCGTTATATTCAGGTTCGCTGTTCGCAGCGAACTTTAGCGCGAGCTTTAAAAATACCGATATCCGCGAGTTTATCGATACGGTAGGCCGCAATCTTAATAAAACCATTCTCGTCGACCCGTCCGTTCAGGGCACGGTGTCGGTGCGAACCTACAACGTGCTGACGGAAGATGAATATTATCAGTTCTTCCTGAGCGTGCTGGATCTGTACGGCCTGTCGGTGATCCCGATGGACAACGGCATGGTGAAGGTGGTGCGTTCCAGCGTCGCCCGCACCGCCGGGGCGCCGCTGGCGGACAGCAGCAATCCGGGCAAAGGGGATGAAATCATCACCCGCGTCGTGCGCATGGAAAATGTGCCGGTGCGCGAGCTGGCCCCGCTGCTGCGCCAGCTCAACGACGCGACCGGCATCGGTAACGTGGTGCACTTTGAGCCGTCCAACGTGCTGCTGTTAACCGGCAAAGCCTCGGTAGTAAACCGCCTGGTGGACCTGGTTCAGCGCGTGGATAAAGACGGCGTTCAGCGCCGCGAAATTGTGCCGCTGCGCTTTGCCTCTGCCAAAGAGCTCTCTGACATGTTGAACAACCTCAACAACGAAGAGCAGAAAGGGCAGAACGCGCCGCAGCTGGCCACCAAAGTGGTGGCGGACGACGAAACCAACAGCCTGGTGATCAGCGGTTCGGAAGCGGCGCGCACCCGCACCCGCGCGCTGATCCATCAGCTGGATCGCGAGCAGAACAACGAGGGCAATACCCGCGTGTTCTACCTCAAATACGCCAGCGCCACCAAGGTGGTACCGGTGCTGACCGGGATTGGCGAACAGCTGAAAGACAAAGCGGGCGCGCCGAAGGCGAAAACCGCTACCGCCTCCAGCGATCTGAACATTACCGCCGACGAGTCAACCAACTCGCTGGTGATCACCGCGCAGCCTAACGTGATGAACTCCCTGGAGAAGGTGATCGATAAGCTCGATATTCGCCGTCCACAGGTGCTGGTGGAAGCCATCATCGCGGAGGTTCAGGACGGCAACGGCATGGATCTGGGCGTGCAGTGGACCAGCAAGCACGGCGGCGTCCAGTTCGGATCCACCGGACTGCCAATCAGCCAGGTCAAGAATGGCGCCATTAAGGGGCTGTCTTATACCGGCATGGCGACCGGCTTCTTTAACGGCGACTTCGGCGCGCTGATGACCGCGCTCTCAACGGGGTCCAAGAACGACATTCTCTCTACGCCAAGCGTGGTGACGCTGGACAACAAAGAGGCGTCGTTCAACGTCGGTCAGGACGTGCCGGTACTCTCCGGTTCGCAGACCACCAGCGGCGACAACGTCTTTAACTCCGTTGAGCGCAAGACGGTCGGTACCAAGCTGAAAATTGTGCCGCAGATTAACGACGGCGACATGATTCATCTCAAGATTGAGCAGGAAGTCTCCAGCGTGGACGCTAGCGCCACCGAAGACGCCAGCCTTGGCCCAACCTTCAACACCCGTACCATCAATAACGAAGTGATGGTGCACAGCGGCCAGACCGTGGTGCTGGGCGGCCTGATGGAGAACGTCACCAAAGAGACCGTCTCCAAGGTGCCGCTGCTGGGCGACATTCCGCTGGTGGGCCAGCTGTTCCGCTACACCTCGGAAGATACCTCCAAGCGTAACCTGATGGTGTTTATCCATACAACGGTGCTGCGCGACGACGACAACTACAGTGCGGCGTCGAAAGAGAAATATGACCAGATCCGTGCCCGCCAGCAGCAGCGCATGGAGGAGAAAAAGCTGGGCATCGTCTCAAACGACAATAACCCGGTGATGCCAGCCTATCCGTCCGCGGCTGCCGCAGACACGGTGCCGGTGAAAACCAGCGCG